From a region of the Rathayibacter sp. VKM Ac-2804 genome:
- a CDS encoding ParA family protein, which yields MTRKTDDKAELTGLEAPTLGPTGRPLREFPLPVELTGHGPARIISLCNQKGGVGKTTTTINLGATLAEYGRRVLAIDFDPQGALSAGLGVATYDAITIYDLLLGTVKDPSEAIRPTRVPGLDIIPANIDLSAAEVHLVNEVARETILARVLRKVSADYDVILIDCQPSLGLLTVNALTASHGVLIPLECEFFALRGVALLIETIDKVRDRLNPVIELDGILPTMYDSRTLHSREVLDRVVDAFGDSVLETVIGRTVKFPDASVSGVPITTFAPEHNAAKAYRKLARELISRGAVA from the coding sequence GTGACACGCAAGACGGACGACAAGGCCGAGCTCACCGGTCTCGAAGCCCCGACGCTCGGCCCGACCGGCCGGCCCCTGCGCGAGTTCCCGCTTCCGGTGGAGCTGACCGGGCACGGGCCCGCGCGCATCATCTCGCTCTGCAACCAGAAGGGCGGCGTCGGCAAGACGACGACGACCATCAACCTGGGCGCGACGCTCGCCGAGTACGGCCGCCGCGTGCTGGCCATCGACTTCGACCCGCAGGGCGCGCTGTCCGCCGGTCTCGGCGTCGCCACCTACGACGCGATCACGATCTACGACCTGCTGCTGGGCACCGTCAAGGACCCGAGCGAGGCCATCCGCCCGACCCGCGTCCCGGGCCTCGACATCATCCCCGCCAACATCGACCTCTCCGCCGCGGAGGTGCACCTCGTCAACGAGGTCGCCCGCGAGACGATCCTCGCCCGGGTGCTGCGCAAGGTCAGCGCCGACTACGACGTGATCCTGATCGACTGCCAGCCGTCGCTGGGCCTGCTCACCGTGAACGCGCTGACCGCGAGTCACGGCGTGCTCATCCCGCTCGAGTGCGAGTTCTTCGCCCTGCGCGGCGTCGCGCTGCTGATCGAGACGATCGACAAGGTCCGCGACCGACTCAACCCGGTGATCGAGCTCGACGGCATCCTGCCCACCATGTACGACTCGCGCACGCTGCACTCGCGGGAGGTGCTCGACCGGGTCGTCGACGCCTTCGGCGACAGCGTGCTCGAGACGGTGATCGGACGCACGGTGAAGTTCCCCGACGCGAGCGTGTCGGGGGTGCCGATCACCACGTTCGCGCCGGAGCACAACGCGGCGAAGGCGTACCGCAAGCTCGCCAGGGAGCTGATCTCGCGTGGCGCGGTCGCCTGA
- a CDS encoding TetR family transcriptional regulator, whose amino-acid sequence MALHRAIIDLATAREVSSLTVSEITDRAGVNRSTFYAHATSAAELLCAALAAELDAIRDEYLDTLRAGAATDATIRQGTARILGHLEARRDLYLRAFDAPGGDSGVRAMLALHFRAAVLATLETGTLQLPDGDDITPFLADGTASFLAAGSTGLMEAWLRLPAPRTPETYLTAYRRLLPSWWPFATQD is encoded by the coding sequence GTGGCCCTGCACCGAGCCATCATCGATCTGGCGACTGCCAGGGAGGTCTCGAGCCTCACGGTCTCCGAGATCACCGACCGCGCCGGCGTCAACCGCTCCACCTTCTACGCGCACGCCACCTCGGCCGCCGAGCTGCTCTGTGCGGCTCTCGCCGCCGAGCTCGACGCGATCCGCGACGAGTATCTCGACACCCTTCGCGCGGGAGCGGCGACCGACGCGACCATCCGGCAGGGCACGGCGCGGATCCTCGGACACCTCGAGGCGCGCCGCGACCTGTACCTGCGGGCGTTCGACGCTCCCGGCGGCGACTCCGGCGTCCGGGCGATGCTCGCGCTGCACTTCCGCGCCGCCGTGCTCGCCACCCTCGAGACCGGCACGCTCCAGCTGCCCGACGGCGACGACATCACCCCGTTCCTCGCGGACGGCACCGCCTCGTTCCTCGCCGCCGGCTCGACCGGACTCATGGAGGCGTGGCTGCGCCTCCCCGCCCCGCGCACCCCGGAGACCTACCTCACGGCGTACCGCCGCCTGCTGCCGTCCTGGTGGCCGTTCGCGACCCAGGACTGA
- the der gene encoding ribosome biogenesis GTPase Der: protein MAQDTHVGDDELNFGDDDLVERLGDLDEQLASSRAQALRSGLEDYDLDEEDRDLLEYASEDPDEVRYLPALPVVAIVGRPNVGKSALVNRILGRREAVVEDTPGVTRDRVSYKAEWIDRQFTIVDTGGWEPDARGIDASVAMQAEIAIDLADAVIFVVDANVGATATDEHVVKLLRKTKKPVFLAANKVDDVRQEPNAASLWSLGLGEPYPVSAVHGRGVADLLDTVLEKLPLESLVAKREVGGPRRVAILGRPNVGKSSLLNKAAGEERVVVNELAGTTRDPVDEQVEIAGKIWRFVDTAGIRRRVHLQQGADFYASLRTSTALEKAEVAVVVIDVSEPISEQDVRIIDLVLESGRALVLAFNKWDLLDDERRRYLEREIEKDLAHVAWAPRVNISAKTGRHLEKLVPALELALESWDTRIPTGKFNAFLAELTAAHPHPLRGGKQPRVLFGTQASSRPPTFVLFTTGFLDPGYRRYIARRLREIYGFQGSPVNVNMRVREKRAR from the coding sequence ATGGCACAGGACACGCACGTCGGTGACGACGAGCTGAACTTCGGAGACGACGACCTCGTCGAGCGCCTCGGCGATCTCGACGAGCAGCTCGCCTCCTCGCGCGCCCAGGCGCTGCGCAGCGGACTCGAGGACTACGACCTCGACGAGGAGGACCGCGACCTCCTCGAGTACGCGAGCGAGGACCCCGACGAGGTCCGCTACCTCCCGGCGCTGCCGGTCGTGGCGATCGTCGGCCGTCCCAACGTCGGCAAGTCGGCGCTGGTCAACCGCATCCTCGGCCGCCGCGAGGCCGTCGTGGAGGACACCCCCGGCGTCACCCGCGACCGCGTCTCGTACAAGGCAGAGTGGATCGACCGCCAGTTCACGATCGTGGACACCGGCGGCTGGGAGCCCGACGCCCGCGGCATCGACGCCTCCGTCGCGATGCAGGCCGAGATCGCGATCGACCTCGCCGACGCCGTCATCTTCGTCGTCGACGCGAACGTCGGTGCGACCGCGACCGACGAGCACGTGGTCAAGCTGCTCCGCAAGACGAAGAAGCCCGTCTTCCTCGCGGCCAACAAGGTCGACGACGTGCGCCAGGAGCCGAACGCCGCCTCGCTGTGGTCGCTCGGCCTCGGCGAGCCGTACCCGGTCTCGGCCGTGCACGGCCGCGGCGTCGCCGACCTGCTCGACACGGTGCTGGAGAAGCTGCCGCTCGAGTCGCTCGTCGCCAAGCGCGAGGTCGGCGGCCCGCGCCGCGTCGCGATCCTCGGCCGCCCGAACGTCGGCAAGTCGAGCCTGCTGAACAAGGCCGCGGGGGAGGAGCGGGTCGTCGTCAACGAGCTGGCCGGAACCACCCGCGACCCGGTCGACGAGCAGGTCGAGATCGCCGGCAAGATCTGGCGCTTCGTCGACACCGCCGGCATCCGCCGCCGCGTGCACCTGCAGCAGGGCGCCGACTTCTACGCGTCGCTGCGCACGTCGACCGCGCTCGAGAAGGCGGAGGTGGCGGTCGTCGTGATCGACGTCTCCGAGCCGATCTCGGAGCAGGACGTCCGCATCATCGACCTGGTGCTCGAGTCGGGCCGCGCGCTCGTGCTCGCGTTCAACAAGTGGGACCTCCTGGACGACGAGCGCCGCCGCTACCTCGAGCGCGAGATCGAGAAGGACCTCGCGCACGTGGCGTGGGCGCCGCGCGTCAACATCTCCGCGAAGACCGGGCGTCACCTCGAGAAGCTCGTGCCCGCGCTCGAGCTCGCCCTCGAGTCCTGGGACACCCGCATCCCGACCGGCAAGTTCAACGCGTTCCTCGCCGAGCTCACCGCGGCGCACCCGCACCCCCTGCGCGGCGGCAAGCAGCCCCGCGTGCTGTTCGGCACCCAGGCGTCCTCGCGCCCGCCGACATTCGTGCTGTTCACCACCGGTTTCCTCGACCCGGGCTACCGCCGCTACATCGCGCGCCGCCTGCGCGAGATCTACGGCTTCCAGGGCTCGCCGGTGAACGTCAACATGCGCGTGCGGGAGAAGCGCGCGCGCTGA
- a CDS encoding NUDIX hydrolase: protein MTDAPELHTNGPLSDELVEPEILTSERVFDGMVWGVRAETFRYGDGELRREFLDHTGAVAVLALDEEDRVALIKQYRHPVRTREWEIPAGLLDIEGEDALVAAQRELGEETDLRAGRWDLLSEFATSPGGSDEVIRIYLARDLSATDAAFEREAEEADMELRWVALDEAVDAVLSRRVQNPSLCIAVLAAHAFRARGWAGLGDASSPWTRHPRVRRG from the coding sequence ATGACTGACGCGCCCGAGCTCCACACGAACGGACCGCTCTCGGACGAGCTGGTCGAGCCCGAGATCCTCACCAGCGAGCGCGTCTTCGACGGCATGGTCTGGGGCGTCCGCGCCGAGACCTTCCGCTACGGCGACGGCGAGCTGCGCCGCGAGTTCCTCGACCACACGGGCGCCGTCGCGGTGCTCGCGCTGGACGAGGAGGACCGCGTCGCGCTGATCAAGCAGTACCGCCACCCCGTGCGCACCCGCGAGTGGGAGATCCCGGCCGGCCTCCTCGACATCGAGGGGGAGGACGCCCTCGTCGCCGCGCAGCGCGAGCTGGGGGAGGAGACCGACCTGCGGGCCGGCCGCTGGGACCTGCTCTCGGAGTTCGCCACCTCGCCCGGCGGCAGCGACGAGGTGATCCGCATCTACCTGGCGCGGGACCTCTCCGCCACCGACGCCGCCTTCGAGCGCGAGGCGGAGGAGGCCGACATGGAGCTGCGCTGGGTCGCGCTCGACGAGGCCGTCGACGCCGTGCTCTCGCGGCGGGTGCAGAACCCGTCGCTGTGCATCGCGGTCCTCGCGGCGCACGCCTTCCGCGCGCGCGGCTGGGCCGGGCTCGGCGACGCCTCCTCGCCGTGGACGCGGCACCCGCGGGTCCGCCGGGGGTGA
- the scpB gene encoding SMC-Scp complex subunit ScpB: MTSESATTDSAGVAGPGTVAFEIDRAVEAILMIADEPQSLAALATALSRPIPVVRQSVERLAADFDGADGGIRRGFELREVGGGWRVYVRREYDSVVSDFVLTQNPTKLSQAALETLAVIAYKQPISRGQVAQIRAVNVDSVARTLLGRGLIAEVGSDPETGAVLYGTTEQLLVHLGLASLDELPKISPLLSDGRNGFDERA; this comes from the coding sequence ATGACCAGTGAATCCGCGACCACCGACTCCGCGGGCGTCGCGGGCCCCGGCACCGTCGCGTTCGAGATCGACCGCGCCGTCGAGGCGATCCTGATGATCGCGGACGAGCCGCAGTCGCTCGCCGCGCTCGCCACAGCGCTCTCCCGGCCGATCCCGGTCGTCCGGCAGTCGGTCGAGCGCCTCGCCGCGGACTTCGACGGCGCGGACGGCGGCATCCGCCGCGGCTTCGAGCTGCGCGAGGTCGGCGGCGGCTGGCGGGTCTACGTGCGCCGCGAGTACGACTCCGTCGTCTCGGACTTCGTGCTGACCCAGAACCCGACGAAGCTGTCGCAGGCCGCCCTCGAGACGCTCGCGGTGATCGCCTACAAGCAGCCGATCTCCCGCGGCCAGGTCGCCCAGATCCGCGCGGTCAACGTCGACTCCGTCGCGCGCACCCTCCTCGGCCGCGGCCTGATCGCGGAGGTCGGCAGCGACCCCGAGACCGGCGCGGTCCTCTACGGCACCACCGAGCAGCTGCTCGTCCATCTCGGCCTCGCCTCGCTCGACGAGCTGCCGAAGATCTCCCCCCTACTGAGCGACGGACGGAACGGATTCGATGAGCGCGCCTGA
- a CDS encoding prephenate dehydrogenase produces the protein MRTTGTVRVVGSGLLGASIGLGLASRGVDVVLDDASPASLSLAIDYGAGRAASAADRPVLIVVCVPPDVVAGVVERELAAFPEAVVTDVASVKMQPLRELRARGLDLSRYIGSHPMAGRERGGPVAARGDLFVGRPWVICRDGETPPDALARVEALALDLGGSIIEMGPEEHDRSVGLVSHAPQVISSLLGQRLVDAPNDALRLAGQGVRDVSRLAASAPELWVQILGANREHVVAVLDAFRDDVAAVADALRDLDAPGARRLLAEHLAAGNAGVARLPGKHGQDQRFSTLIVLVDDIPGTLARLFVEIGEAGVNLEDVRLEHAEGRRVGLAEISVVPEAVGPLTEELTARGWRIAG, from the coding sequence ATGCGGACGACGGGGACGGTGCGGGTGGTCGGCTCCGGCCTGCTCGGCGCGTCGATCGGTCTGGGCCTCGCCTCGCGCGGGGTCGACGTCGTCCTCGACGACGCCTCGCCGGCCAGCCTCTCGCTCGCCATCGACTACGGGGCCGGCCGCGCCGCCTCCGCCGCCGACCGGCCCGTGCTGATCGTGGTGTGCGTGCCGCCGGACGTCGTCGCCGGCGTCGTCGAGCGTGAGCTGGCCGCCTTCCCCGAGGCCGTCGTCACCGATGTCGCCAGCGTCAAAATGCAGCCGCTGCGCGAGCTGCGCGCCCGGGGGCTCGACCTCAGCCGTTACATCGGCTCGCACCCGATGGCCGGCCGCGAGCGCGGCGGCCCGGTCGCGGCCCGCGGCGACCTCTTCGTCGGCCGTCCCTGGGTGATCTGCCGGGACGGCGAGACGCCGCCCGACGCGCTCGCCCGGGTCGAGGCGCTCGCGCTCGACCTCGGCGGCTCCATCATCGAGATGGGCCCGGAGGAGCACGACCGCTCGGTCGGCCTCGTCTCGCACGCACCCCAGGTGATCTCGTCCCTGCTCGGGCAGCGCCTCGTCGACGCGCCCAACGACGCCCTGCGGCTCGCGGGCCAGGGCGTGCGCGACGTCTCGCGGCTCGCCGCGTCCGCCCCGGAGCTGTGGGTGCAGATCCTCGGTGCGAACCGCGAGCACGTGGTCGCCGTGCTCGACGCCTTCCGCGACGACGTCGCCGCGGTCGCCGACGCCCTGCGCGACCTCGACGCGCCGGGCGCCCGCCGACTGCTCGCCGAGCACCTCGCCGCGGGCAACGCCGGCGTCGCCCGCCTGCCCGGCAAGCACGGCCAGGACCAGCGCTTCTCCACCCTGATCGTCCTCGTCGACGACATCCCGGGCACTCTCGCCCGGCTGTTCGTCGAGATCGGCGAGGCCGGGGTCAACCTGGAGGACGTGCGCCTCGAGCATGCGGAGGGGCGCCGCGTGGGCCTCGCCGAGATCTCGGTGGTGCCGGAGGCCGTCGGCCCGCTGACCGAGGAACTGACCGCACGCGGCTGGAGGATCGCCGGATGA
- a CDS encoding uracil-DNA glycosylase yields MPRSMADLDFRRQQWEQRYASHVAPINRWIDELRNPYERGWLPYVAPLHGGTEARVLSILRDPGPGTRDGAGSGFLCTENDDGSAELMSRLLTDVGLSPFDLLPWNAYPWYIGKAPTADQLDAGIPTVLHLLDLAPSIQVVLLQGADADHGWRRLLRLHPGIERERGLAVVRTFHPSPQALFTKDPAERAARAARREAAFAEVAALLR; encoded by the coding sequence ATGCCCCGCTCCATGGCCGACCTCGACTTCCGCCGACAGCAGTGGGAGCAGCGCTACGCATCCCACGTCGCGCCGATCAACCGCTGGATCGACGAGCTGCGCAATCCCTACGAGCGCGGCTGGCTCCCCTACGTCGCACCCCTCCACGGCGGCACCGAGGCGCGAGTGTTGAGCATCCTGCGCGATCCCGGCCCCGGCACTCGGGACGGCGCCGGCAGCGGCTTCCTCTGCACCGAGAACGACGACGGCTCCGCCGAGCTGATGTCGCGACTCCTCACGGACGTCGGACTGTCGCCGTTCGACCTTCTGCCCTGGAACGCCTACCCCTGGTACATCGGCAAGGCGCCGACCGCTGATCAGCTCGACGCGGGGATCCCGACGGTCCTGCACCTGCTCGACCTCGCGCCGAGCATCCAGGTCGTCCTGCTGCAGGGCGCCGATGCCGACCACGGCTGGCGTCGTCTGCTCCGCCTGCACCCCGGCATCGAGCGCGAGCGCGGCCTGGCCGTGGTGCGCACGTTCCACCCCTCGCCGCAGGCCCTCTTCACGAAGGACCCCGCCGAGCGGGCGGCGCGGGCGGCTCGACGCGAAGCCGCCTTCGCAGAGGTCGCGGCCCTCCTGCGCTGA
- the cmk gene encoding (d)CMP kinase has product MSTEQNRQEGGLNRMTPARRAQQSIPEDGGAAPERESGARTDDAPDFGDAVVVAIDGPAGSGKSSVSREAARRLDFEFLDTGAAYRALAWHGLDTGLDFADENAIVDALDGFDYSIGTDPESYSVWVGRTEVTAAIREPRVTGQVSAVAKVPEVRRRITLLFRRIIGETRKAGIIVEGRDITTVVAPTAGVRILLTASEEARMARRSREVTTQSAEATGQALRSRDRADSQVVDFMNAADGVTLLDSTHLDFEQTVDAVIAEVRTSRARADHGTGHARR; this is encoded by the coding sequence ATGAGCACGGAGCAGAACAGGCAGGAGGGCGGCCTGAACCGCATGACGCCCGCCCGTCGCGCGCAGCAGAGCATCCCGGAGGACGGGGGAGCCGCGCCCGAGCGCGAGAGCGGCGCCCGCACCGACGACGCACCCGACTTCGGCGACGCGGTCGTCGTCGCGATCGACGGCCCGGCCGGCAGCGGCAAGTCGAGCGTCTCGCGCGAGGCCGCCCGCCGCCTCGACTTCGAGTTCCTCGACACCGGTGCCGCGTACCGCGCGCTCGCCTGGCACGGGCTCGACACCGGGCTCGACTTCGCCGACGAGAACGCGATCGTCGACGCGCTCGACGGCTTCGACTACTCCATCGGCACTGACCCCGAGTCGTACTCGGTCTGGGTCGGCCGGACCGAGGTCACCGCGGCGATCCGCGAGCCCCGCGTGACCGGTCAGGTGTCCGCCGTCGCGAAGGTCCCGGAGGTGCGCCGGAGGATCACGCTGCTGTTCCGCCGCATCATCGGCGAGACCCGCAAGGCCGGCATCATCGTCGAGGGGCGCGACATCACGACGGTCGTGGCGCCGACCGCCGGGGTGCGGATCCTCCTGACGGCGAGCGAAGAGGCTAGGATGGCGAGGCGTTCGCGCGAAGTCACCACGCAATCCGCTGAAGCGACGGGTCAGGCACTGCGGTCCAGGGACCGCGCCGACTCCCAGGTGGTGGACTTCATGAACGCCGCAGACGGAGTCACTCTTCTCGACTCCACTCACCTCGACTTCGAGCAGACCGTCGATGCGGTCATCGCCGAGGTCCGAACTTCGAGAGCAAGGGCCGATCATGGCACAGGACACGCACGTCGGTGA
- a CDS encoding ScpA family protein: MARSPEALLLDQEADTAPVSRGFTVALSNFEGPFDLLLSLIAKQQVDITEIALSAVTDEFLSYLHGIDTAEGLDRASEFLVVAATLLDLKIAGLLPQGELVDAEDAAMLEARDLLFARLLQYRAFKQVSAWFAERIDAETGRHVRQVPLEEEFRAKKPELVWTLSPEDFAALAAFALAPREIPTVGLDHLHAPLISIREQAAYIVAVLRERTTATFRELVADADEKGVIVARFIAVLELYRHAAIAFEQPEPLGELTLQWVAENWSDASLAHLGADYDQ, translated from the coding sequence GTGGCGCGGTCGCCTGAGGCGCTCCTGCTCGACCAGGAGGCGGACACCGCCCCCGTCTCCCGCGGCTTCACCGTCGCGCTGTCGAACTTCGAGGGGCCCTTCGACCTCCTGCTGAGCCTGATCGCGAAGCAGCAGGTCGACATCACCGAGATCGCGCTGAGCGCGGTGACGGACGAATTCCTCTCCTACCTGCACGGCATCGACACGGCGGAAGGGCTCGACCGAGCCTCGGAGTTCCTGGTCGTCGCGGCGACCCTGCTCGACCTCAAGATCGCCGGGCTCCTGCCGCAGGGCGAGCTGGTCGACGCGGAGGACGCCGCGATGCTCGAGGCGCGCGACCTGCTCTTCGCCCGGCTCCTGCAGTACCGCGCCTTCAAGCAGGTGTCGGCGTGGTTCGCCGAGCGGATCGACGCCGAGACCGGTCGGCACGTGCGCCAGGTGCCGCTCGAGGAGGAGTTCCGCGCGAAGAAGCCGGAGCTGGTCTGGACGCTCTCGCCGGAGGACTTCGCGGCGCTGGCCGCCTTCGCGCTCGCGCCGCGCGAGATCCCGACCGTCGGCCTCGACCACCTGCACGCCCCGCTGATCAGCATCCGGGAGCAGGCCGCGTACATCGTGGCCGTGCTGCGCGAGCGGACGACGGCGACCTTCCGCGAGCTCGTCGCCGACGCGGACGAGAAGGGCGTGATCGTGGCGCGCTTCATCGCCGTGCTCGAGCTCTACCGGCACGCCGCGATCGCGTTCGAGCAGCCGGAGCCGCTCGGCGAGCTGACCCTGCAGTGGGTGGCCGAGAACTGGTCCGACGCGAGCCTCGCGCACCTGGGGGCCGACTATGACCAGTGA
- the xerD gene encoding site-specific tyrosine recombinase XerD, translating to MDAAPAGPPGVTPPAIADAFLRQASVERGLSAHTIAAYRRDLGLYLGWLEERGVSDLAALRRSDVGAFASWLAARAERPLAASSRARILSSVRGLHRFALEEGHVADDVAHDVVPPKLPMTLPKAITVEQMASLLEAARGEELSELRDRALLELLYATGARISEAVDLSVDDVVDSEVVRLTGKGSKQRMVPLGGFAREAVQDYLVRARPELSRRGRATPALFLGVRGSRLSRQSAWLVIRAVAEKAGLDREISPHTFRHSFATHLLAGGADVRVVQELLGHASVATTQIYTLVTADTLRDVYTTAHPRARR from the coding sequence GTGGACGCGGCACCCGCGGGTCCGCCGGGGGTGACCCCGCCCGCGATCGCCGACGCCTTCCTTCGGCAGGCGAGCGTCGAGCGCGGACTCTCGGCGCACACGATCGCGGCGTACCGGCGCGATCTGGGGCTGTACCTCGGCTGGCTGGAGGAGCGCGGGGTCTCGGATCTCGCGGCGCTGCGGCGCTCCGACGTGGGGGCGTTCGCGTCCTGGCTGGCGGCGCGCGCCGAGCGGCCGCTGGCGGCGAGCTCGCGGGCGCGGATCCTCTCGAGCGTGCGCGGGCTGCACCGCTTTGCGCTGGAGGAGGGACACGTCGCCGACGACGTCGCCCACGACGTGGTGCCGCCGAAGCTGCCGATGACGCTGCCCAAGGCGATCACGGTCGAGCAGATGGCGTCGCTGCTCGAGGCGGCCCGGGGCGAGGAGCTGTCGGAGCTGCGCGATCGGGCGCTGCTGGAGCTGCTCTACGCCACGGGGGCGCGCATTTCGGAGGCGGTGGACCTGAGCGTCGACGACGTCGTCGACTCGGAGGTGGTGCGGCTGACCGGCAAGGGCTCGAAGCAGCGGATGGTGCCGCTGGGCGGCTTCGCGCGCGAGGCGGTGCAGGACTACCTGGTGCGGGCACGGCCCGAGCTGTCGCGGCGCGGGCGGGCGACGCCGGCGCTGTTCCTCGGGGTGCGCGGGAGCCGGCTGTCGCGGCAGAGCGCGTGGCTGGTGATCCGCGCGGTCGCCGAGAAGGCGGGGCTGGATCGGGAGATCTCGCCGCACACGTTCCGGCACTCCTTCGCGACGCACCTGCTCGCGGGCGGCGCGGACGTGCGGGTGGTGCAGGAGCTGCTCGGCCACGCCTCGGTGGCGACGACGCAGATCTACACGCTGGTGACGGCGGACACGCTGCGCGACGTGTACACGACGGCGCACCCGCGGGCGCGGCGCTGA
- a CDS encoding CTP synthase, which yields MVDNSNSGLSSSSSDTSAAGRDTAPAKVTKHIFVTGGVVSSLGKGLTAASLGNLLTARGLRVVMQKLDPYLNVDPGTMNPFQHGEVFVTDDGAETDLDIGHYERFLDINLNQAANVTTGQIYSRVIARERAGEYLGDTVQVIPHITDEIKRRMRLQAEDDPQPDVIITEIGGTVGDIESQPFIESARQVRHELGRRNVFFVHVSLVPFMGASGEQKTKPTQHSVAALRSIGIQPDALVLRSDRPVSESNKRKIALMCDVDEQAVVNAKDVASIYEIPSMLNEQGLDSYIIDQLDLSAGEVVWDGWSQLLEAVHEPKHEVTIGLVGKYIDLPDAYLSVTEALRAGGFAQQTKVAIRWIASDGLEDPEAAAKTLSELDGICVPGGFGIRGIEGKLGALRFARENGIPTLGLCLGLQCMVIEYARNEAGLEGASSSEFDPETEFPVIATMAEQVEILAAGDMGGTMRLGLYTADLAEGSIVADVYGAPQAAERHRHRYEVNNGYRDRIAEAGLWFSGTSPDGSLVEYVELPREKHPFYVGTQAHPELRSRPNNAHPLFKGLVTAALERQEASRLFPASEAGSDD from the coding sequence GTGGTGGACAATTCGAACTCGGGCCTTTCCTCTTCCTCTTCCGACACTTCTGCGGCCGGGCGCGACACCGCCCCCGCGAAGGTCACGAAGCACATCTTCGTCACGGGCGGCGTCGTCTCCTCGCTCGGCAAGGGCCTGACGGCCGCCAGCCTCGGCAACCTGCTCACCGCGCGCGGACTGCGCGTCGTGATGCAGAAGCTCGACCCGTACCTCAACGTGGATCCCGGGACGATGAACCCGTTCCAGCACGGCGAGGTCTTCGTGACCGACGACGGCGCGGAGACCGACCTCGACATCGGGCACTACGAGCGCTTCCTCGACATCAACCTCAACCAGGCGGCGAACGTCACCACCGGTCAGATCTACTCGCGCGTCATCGCGCGCGAGCGGGCGGGCGAATATCTCGGCGACACCGTCCAGGTCATCCCGCACATCACCGACGAGATCAAGCGCCGGATGCGCCTGCAGGCCGAGGACGACCCGCAGCCCGACGTGATCATCACCGAGATCGGCGGCACCGTCGGCGACATCGAGTCGCAGCCGTTCATCGAGTCGGCCCGCCAGGTGCGCCACGAGCTCGGCCGCCGCAACGTCTTCTTCGTGCACGTCTCGCTCGTGCCCTTCATGGGCGCGTCCGGGGAGCAGAAGACCAAGCCGACCCAGCACTCCGTCGCCGCGCTGCGCTCGATCGGCATCCAGCCGGACGCGCTCGTGCTGCGCAGCGATCGGCCGGTGTCGGAGTCGAACAAGCGCAAGATCGCGCTGATGTGCGACGTCGACGAGCAGGCCGTCGTCAATGCGAAGGACGTGGCCTCCATCTACGAGATCCCCTCGATGCTCAACGAGCAGGGACTCGACTCGTACATCATCGACCAGCTCGACCTGTCGGCCGGCGAGGTCGTCTGGGACGGCTGGTCGCAGCTGCTCGAGGCCGTGCACGAGCCCAAGCACGAGGTGACCATCGGCCTGGTCGGCAAGTACATCGACCTGCCCGACGCCTACCTCTCGGTGACCGAGGCGCTGCGGGCCGGCGGCTTCGCGCAGCAGACCAAGGTCGCGATCCGCTGGATCGCCTCCGATGGACTCGAGGACCCGGAAGCGGCGGCGAAGACGCTGTCGGAGCTCGACGGCATCTGCGTCCCCGGCGGCTTCGGCATCCGCGGGATCGAGGGCAAGCTCGGCGCGCTGCGCTTCGCCCGGGAGAACGGCATCCCGACCCTGGGGCTGTGCCTGGGGCTGCAGTGCATGGTGATCGAGTACGCGCGGAACGAGGCCGGGCTCGAGGGCGCGTCCTCGTCCGAGTTCGACCCGGAGACCGAGTTCCCCGTCATCGCCACGATGGCCGAGCAGGTCGAGATCCTCGCCGCCGGCGACATGGGCGGCACGATGCGGCTCGGGCTCTACACGGCCGATCTCGCCGAGGGCTCCATCGTCGCCGACGTGTACGGAGCGCCGCAGGCGGCGGAGCGCCACCGCCACCGCTACGAGGTGAACAACGGCTACCGCGACCGCATCGCCGAGGCCGGGCTGTGGTTCTCCGGGACCTCGCCGGACGGCAGCCTCGTCGAGTACGTCGAGCTGCCGCGGGAGAAGCACCCGTTCTACGTCGGCACGCAGGCGCACCCCGAGCTGCGCTCGCGGCCGAACAACGCCCACCCGCTGTTCAAGGGGCTCGTGACCGCGGCGCTGGAGCGCCAGGAGGCGTCGCGACTGTTCCCGGCCTCGGAGGCCGGCTCCGATGACTGA